A single region of the candidate division KSB1 bacterium genome encodes:
- a CDS encoding HAD-IA family hydrolase translates to MRHAQEPDHTDPLPNAGGGDRRNRHAMFQAVIFDLDGTLVDTAPDVHKCANLTLQKFGMRTISLEEAKRSIGPGPDNFARIVLPEDQRHRYNEFIGVFRIFYDRHCLDSTRPFPGVRETLEQLTESAGVPLAVASNKPKVYTMRILEALDLARFFRVVLGPEDAPRLKPAPDMLLAASAALGISPSRALMVGDTDNDILAARSAGMLVCAVTWGYSTRQELALHAPDFLIDRPQELLQVCRLVPLSEDDDREARALSASPEALLPSGKAKG, encoded by the coding sequence ATGAGACACGCGCAGGAACCGGACCATACGGACCCTCTCCCCAATGCTGGAGGCGGGGACAGGAGAAACCGGCATGCCATGTTTCAGGCCGTAATTTTCGACCTTGACGGCACCCTTGTGGACACCGCCCCCGACGTTCACAAGTGCGCCAATCTTACCCTGCAGAAGTTTGGCATGCGCACCATAAGCTTGGAGGAAGCCAAACGGAGCATAGGGCCCGGACCGGACAACTTCGCCCGGATTGTCCTCCCGGAAGACCAGCGTCACCGCTACAACGAGTTCATCGGCGTCTTCCGGATCTTCTACGACCGGCACTGCCTTGACTCCACCCGCCCTTTCCCCGGTGTTCGCGAAACGCTCGAGCAGCTGACGGAGTCAGCCGGGGTCCCTCTTGCGGTAGCAAGCAACAAGCCCAAGGTGTACACGATGCGGATCCTGGAGGCTCTGGACCTCGCCCGCTTCTTTCGAGTGGTGCTCGGTCCCGAAGATGCGCCTCGCCTCAAACCAGCACCCGACATGCTCCTTGCGGCAAGCGCTGCCCTCGGTATCTCCCCCTCGCGGGCGCTCATGGTCGGAGACACCGACAACGACATCCTTGCGGCCCGGTCCGCCGGCATGCTCGTCTGCGCCGTGACCTGGGGCTACAGTACCCGCCAAGAGCTCGCCCTCCACGCACCGGATTTCCTGATCGACCGGCCCCAGGAGCTACTGCAAGTCTGCCGTCTGGTGCCTTTGTCCGAAGACGACGACCGAGAAGCGCGCGCGCTCTCCGCTTCGCCCGAGGCGCTACTCCCGAGCGGGAAAGCCAAGGGATAA
- a CDS encoding DUF6485 family protein yields MECKHFEANRKRCNCTYEPCSRKGYCCQCLAYHQRHGELPACFFPPEVERTYDRSLQRFLSLHNRT; encoded by the coding sequence ATGGAGTGCAAGCACTTCGAGGCCAATCGGAAGCGATGCAACTGCACCTATGAGCCATGTTCGAGGAAAGGTTACTGCTGCCAGTGCCTCGCGTACCATCAGAGGCACGGCGAGCTCCCAGCTTGTTTCTTCCCTCCGGAGGTTGAGCGAACCTACGACCGCTCGCTCCAGCGCTTTCTGAGCCTCCACAACCGCACGTAA
- a CDS encoding GNAT family N-acetyltransferase: MVTGSDHPVPSVDRDEGEVGPAQDRASGQSDDLRDLEIRPFADYSEFRSWVDHLVSLYVRAYEGMEQYAYRGRRRIYKYIYWLYRGDPELFLVAWSRESRPVGFISAHRHWVDPDLGEVGNIHEMNVDPQFQGRGVGRRLFRTVLEKLCREHSRVMLWVGAGNQRAKQMYERLGFREVVRYDEWIKMARDCSPVSENS; encoded by the coding sequence ATGGTGACGGGTTCAGACCATCCGGTGCCCTCTGTGGACCGGGATGAGGGCGAAGTAGGCCCAGCGCAAGACAGGGCGAGCGGCCAGTCCGACGACCTCCGCGACCTCGAGATCCGCCCTTTTGCCGATTACAGCGAGTTTCGCTCTTGGGTCGACCATCTTGTTTCCCTATACGTCCGCGCCTACGAGGGGATGGAGCAGTACGCTTACCGCGGAAGGCGGCGGATCTACAAGTACATCTACTGGCTGTACCGGGGGGATCCGGAGCTTTTTCTGGTGGCGTGGTCTCGGGAGTCCCGGCCGGTTGGCTTCATCTCGGCGCATCGTCACTGGGTCGATCCCGATTTGGGGGAAGTGGGCAACATTCACGAGATGAACGTAGACCCTCAATTCCAGGGTAGGGGCGTGGGGCGAAGGCTGTTCCGCACCGTGCTCGAGAAGCTCTGCCGCGAGCATTCCCGGGTGATGCTGTGGGTGGGGGCGGGAAACCAGCGCGCGAAACAGATGTACGAGCGTCTTGGCTTCCGGGAGGTTGTGCGATACGACGAGTGGATCAAGATGGCGAGGGACTGCTCGCCCGTGTCCGAGAACTCGTAG